DNA from Aquaspirillum sp. LM1:
TCGTCTTCACGGTGGGCGTCAAATCCGGCTGAGATGAAGATCATCTGCGGCTGAAAGGCTTCCAGATTGGGCAGCCAGGCCATTTCCACCGCCTCGCGGAAAGCGGCGCTGCCGCTGCCGGCCTTGAGCGGGATATTGTGCATGTTTGGCCCCAGCGGCACATCGCCACAGTAGGGGTAGAACGGATGCTGGAAAATCGACACCATCATCACCCGAGGGTCGTTCTGGAAGATTTCTTCGGTGCCGTTGCCGTGGTGGACGTCAAAGTCGATGATGGCCACCCGCTCCAGGCCATGCTGCGACAGGGCGTGCGCGGCGGCGATGGCCACGTTGTTGTAAAAGCAGAAGCCCATCGACTTGGCCGACTCGGCGTGGTGGCCGGGCGGGCGAATGCTGCAAAAGGCATTGGGGGCCAGCCCTTCGCACACCATGTCCACCGCCTTGACCGCGCCGCCGGCGGCACGGCGGGCGGCGCGCAGGGTATGCACCATCATCGCGGTGTCCGGGTCTACCCGGTGGGTGCCACTATTGGGCACGCTGGCCTCCAGCGATTCCAGATAGTGCGGTGGATGCACGCGCGCCAGTTGCTGATCGGTGACTTCCGGGGCCTCGACTTCGTGCAGCTCGTCGTACAGCTGCGAAGCCATCAGCTGGTCACGGATGGCAACCAGACGTTCGGGACACTCCGGGTGACCTTCGCCCACATTATGCAGCAGGCAATCCTGATGGGTGATGAAGGCGGTCAGACCGGAACTGGGGAGTTGTTTTTTAATCCATGTCAACAATTGACTGCTTCCTGAGTATTTCGTCCATTGTAGAAAAGGGCTGGGTGTTTCCCCGCGTATGCCCTGACCCGCCTGGCGCGTGGCGACGCAGGCGGGAGACAACGTCATTACCAGATGAACGGTACGCGTTGTTCTTGATCATCACCTTGATCCAGCGCAGAAATTTTGCCTGTTCACACGAGGCCAGCGCAGGAGCGTTATGATTTTAGAATGGATAAAAGTGTGCGCTGAATAGGCAAAAAATGCAATCGTCTGTGGGCCTTATCTGCAGGCTTGGCACTATTGCAGTGCAACATGATTGCGCCCCATCCGGCCTGGCCGGATGGGGCGCAATCAGCATGACCTCCCCGCGACACCAAGCGGGGCAGGCCAGGGGGCTACAACAGCATGTCTTTGGAGACACCCTGGCGGCGCAGCAGCCGGCGCAGGGTTTCCAGGCCTTCGATCTGGATTTGCCGCACCCGCTCGCGGGTCAGGCTCATGCTGGCAGCCAGCTCTTCCAGCGTGCAGATTTCATGGCCATTCAGCCCGTAGCGGCGTTCGATCACCGTGCGTTGTTTTTCATTCAGCTGCTTGAGCCAGTCACGCACGTAACGTTCGATTTCGGCGTTTTGCAACAGGGTGTCGGGCTCTTCCTGCTGCTCGTCGGGAATCGATTCGCCGATGGTCAGCATCGGGTCGATGTCCAGCGGCGCGTCCAGCGAGGCCATGCGTTCGTTCAGGTTGAGAATGCGGCGCACCTCGTCCACCGGCTTGTCTACCAGATGCGCCACTTCCTCCAGCGAGGGCTCGCGTCCGGCCTGCATTTCCAGATGACGCTGGGCGCGCAGGCAGACATTCAGCTCCTTGATCACATGCACCGGCAGGCGAATGGTGCGCGACTGGTTCATGATTGCCCGCTCAATGCTCTGCCGGATCCACCAGGTGGCGTAGGTGGAAAAACGGAAACCGCGCTCAGGGTCAAATTTTTCCAGCGCGTGCATCAGGCCGATATTGCCCTCTTCAATCAGGTCCAGCAGCGCCAGGCCACGGTTGATGTAGTGTTTGGCAATATTCACCACCAGACGCAGATTGTGCTCAATCATGCGCTGGCGGGCGGCAAAGTCGCCCTGCACCACCCGGCGGCACAGGGCTTTTTCTTCTTCGGCGCTGAGCAGGGCGTTATGCCCGATGTCATTCAGATAAATCTGGGTCACATCGGCCAGTTCATCCATGCCGCTGAAAGGCGACTCACGGGTGTCCTCGCTGGCTTCAGCGGCTGCCGGCTCGTCGTCCAGCGACGGCTCCAGGGTGTCTGACAGATCTTCTTCGTGCAGGCTGTCGATGCTGTGGCTCATAGTGTGTCCCCTTGATCCCCCTCGCTGTCCGACACGACGTGGCCGACAGACTCAGGGGGCATTGCCGAGATATTTTTGCGGATCAACCGGCTTGCCAAACCGCCGGATCTCGAAGTGCAGCTTGACCTGGTCGGCGTCGGAGTTGCCCATTTCCGCAATTTTCTGCCCTTTATTGACTACCTGGCCTTCCTTGACCAGCAACTGGTTGTTGTGCGCATAGGCAGTCAGGAAGGTCTTGTTGTGCTTGATGATGATCAGCTTGCCATAGCCGCGCAAACCGGAGCCGCTGTACACCACCTTGCCCTTGGCGGCAGCAGACACCGGCTGACCGGTTTTGCCGCCAATATCCAGGCCTTTGTTACTATCGGTAAACCGGGCAATTACCTTACCCTGCGTCGGCCAGCTCCAGCTGGAAACTTCTTCGTCACCAGTGAAACTACCCGGCGGCGGCTCCATCGGGGCCGGGGCCTCCTTGGCGGCAGGCTTGCCAGCATCCTTCACCGGTTTGCTGGCGCTATCGGTTTTGCTCTTGCTGTCTGTCTTGCTGACGGGCTTGTCTGCCGGTTTTTCAGCTTTTTCAGCCACTTTGCTGGCCGGTTTCTCCACGGCCTTGTCGACAGGTTTGTCGGCTTTGGCCAGTTTTTCGGTTTTTTCGCTGCTCTCCACTGGCGGGGTCGCCTCGGCCAGCGGGCCAACCTTGCGCACTGCCTCAGCCGAGTATGGCAGCTTGACCGCCTTGGGCGACTGCCGGGTACTGCTGTCGGCCACGGGTGGCGTCACTGCCGGCTTGTCTGCCTGGCGCTCAATCACCGGGGCGCTCACTGGCGCAGGCCGGGGCGGCGGAACCGGTTCTGCCGGCGGGGTCAGACGCAACACCTGATCCACCTTGATGACCCCAGGGTCGTCCAGTTGGTTCCAGGCGGCCACTTCACGGTAGTCCTGGCCAAAATTCAATGCAATGCTGTACAGCGTATCACCCGCCTTGACCTTGTAGCTGTCCGGACGGTCGTCGTCCGGATCGCGCGTCGGCGCTGGGCTGCTACTGATAACCGGCACCGGGCTGCGCATCGGTGCGCTGGCCACCGGTGCAGTCATCGGGTAGGCCGGGATATTGGTGCTGCTGGACACGCTGCTGACCTTGATCGGCGTCTTGGCCCGATACGGAATCACCTCGCTTTGCGGCGCAGGCTCCAGTACCCGCACTGGCGCGCTGGCCGGTGGCACATACGGGCTTGGGCTGGCCGGGTAGCTCGAGGCCGTGCGGGACGGCGACGCCCCCTGAACCACCGGAGCCGGGCTTTGTGACAAGGAGCTGCATCCCGTCAGGGTCAATCCCAGGGCGACAAGATAAAACGGTTTACGTGCTAGGCGCATAGTTCACTATCGCTGAATCATATGTAAGACGACCCTGCCTGCTTTGTCTAGCGACTTTGGCAAGGACGGGGGATTTTCTTTGAAACCGGGTTCAACAACCAGATGGTATGTATCATGCACACAACATATTGATGATTTGCCGGGCAGCAAGCCTACTGCTGACCGTTCAGCAGTGGGACAAATCGGACAGGGTCAAGCCGGGTTTTTTGCACAGAATCTTCCTGTTTGTCGATCATCCACAGAAACTGCTCCTGGGTGCCCAGCGGCAGAATCATCCGCCCCCCCACGGCCAGTTGCTCCAGCAGGGCCGGTGGAATATGCGTAGCAGCTGCTGTCATGATAATAGCATCAAACGGTGCCACTTCGGGCAGGCCAAGGTGACCATCACCATATTGCAGCCGGGCCCGCACCTGCTTGACCGCACGCAAATTGGCCCGCGCCCGGTCGAGCAACGCCGCAATGCGCTCAATTGAGTACACCTCGGGAAACAGCTTGGTCAGGATGGCAGTCTGGTAGCCACAGCCGGTGCCAATTTCGAGAATTTTTTTCGGGGATTTGCCGTTGAGCAGCAATTCGGTCATGCGTGCCACGGTAAATGGCTGGGAAATGGTCTGACCATGGCCAATCGGCAAAGCGTCGTCGTCGTAAGCGCGGTGCGCCAGGGCGTTTTCCACAAACAGGTGGCGCGGCAGTTCAGCCATGGCCGCCAGCACGCGCGGGTCGGCAATGCCTTTTTCGCGCAGCCGGTCAACCATCCGGGTGCGCGTGCGGGGTGAAGTCATGCCAATGCCAAGGTGCGGGGTATTCATGATGCGAGCCATGCAGAAAAGGGGTCCAGGGCGGAGTGAGCGGTCAGGTCCAGTTGTAGCGGAGTCAGCGAGACCGCGCCAGCCGCCACGGTATGGAAATCGGTTCCTGGGCCGGCATCTTGAGCGGCACCCACGCCCCCCACCCAATAGACCGTCTCGCCTCGTGGGTTCTGGCTGCGAATCACCGGTTCGGCATGGTGACGCCGGCCCAGCCGGGTGACCTGTAACGGCCCCAGTTGGTCTGGCGCAATATCCGGCACATTGACGTTCAATAACGCAGGGGTGCTCCAGGGTGCCGCCAGCCAGCGCGTCACCAGTTGTTCGGCCACCCGGCAGGCCGAGGCGAAATGCCGGCCAGGTTTGCCGGCCAGCGACAGGGCAACCGCCGGCACACCCAGCAGATAGGCCTCGGTAGCGGCGGCCACGGTGCCGGAGTACAGCGTGTCATCGCCCATGTTCGGACCGTGGTTGATGCCGGAAAACACCATGTCGGGACGCTGTTCCATCAGGCCGGTGATGGCCAGATGGACGCAGTCGGTGGGCGTGCCGTTGACGCTGAAAAACCCGTTGGCGGCCCGGCGGGCAATCAGCGGGCGGTCCAGCGTCAGCGAGTTGGACGCGCCGCTGCGGTCGCGCTCGGGGGCGACCACGGTGACCGAGCCAAAACGCGACAGGGTCTCGGCCAGGGCGGCAATGCCGGGGGCAAAGTAACCGTCGTCGTTGCTGATCAAAAAATTCATGGCGTGTCACTCAAGGTGAATGGGGCGATTGTAACCCGCCAAGGGCAAAAGGCCATGTCATTTCACCGCTGGCACCAGGCCGATGCGCGTGCGCATCAGGCCACGTAGCGCTGGCTGAACGCCAGCATGCGTTCAATCGGTGCCCGGGCAGCGTCCATCTGGGCCGCGCTCAGGTAGTCGATGTGCGTGCCCTGGCCAGCCTGGGCAGCCTGCACTGCCGCAATGGTGTTCAGCTTCATGTATGGACAGGAATTGCACTGGCAGCCGGCGTAAATCGGTGCCTGCAGCAGGTTCAGATCCGGGCGGGCCTGATGCATGTTGTACAGGATGCCGTCTTCGGTGGCGACAAAAATACTGGCCTGCAGATCACCCTGATAGTTTTTGACCCAGTTCAACATGCCTGAGGTGGAACCCACGTAGTCTGCACGTTGCAGTACCGGCAACGGGCTTTCCGGGTGCGCAATCAGGAAAACTTCACCCGGCGCGCTGGCAAAGGCTTCGTTGAGCGCGGTTTCGTTGAACTTGTCGTGCACCTCGCACACTGCCGACCACAGCGGCATGTCGTAGCCGTACTGGAAATTCAGGTAAGCCCCCATATTGCGGTCGGGCGAAAAAATCACTTTTTTGCCTTCGGCGTACAGGTGGGCAATGATGTCGTCAACATTGCGGCTGGTGACAATCCAGTCGGACAGCGCCTTGTGCTCGGCGCTGGAGTTGATGTAGGACACATGCACGTGATCGGGGTAGCTTTCCCGCCAGGCCCGCAAGGCACCGACATCGGTCTGGGTGACCAGCGAGCAGGTGGAGCCGGCATCAGGCAGAATCACCGTGGCCTGGGGGTTGAGAATCTTGGCGGTTTCCGCCATGAAGCGCACACCGGCAAACACGATGATGTCGGCCTGGGCGTCGCGGGCATACAAGGAAAGCTCCAGGCTGTCGCCCACCTTGTCAGCCATATGCTGGATTTCAGGTGCAGTGTAGTAATGGGCGAGGGTCACAACACGGGGGGACATCGGGTTTGGCTCCTGCCGCAGAAAAGGCGGCTGATATTGGGCAAGGCTGCAGAGGCTCTGCTGCAGTGCGCTGCCGCCGGCTGACGAAGCGGGCAGTGCAATGCATCATGAAATGAACCGCGTCAGAACCAGGGCTGACAACCCGGTTTTGCGCGCACGAAAATCGAAACATAGCAAAAAAGCCACAGCGCTGCCAGCGACACGCCGCCGGCAGCATGGTAATGACCCGCCGTTTTTGCGAAGGGAAACAGACTGGTAGATAATGTTGCATTGCACAATACTCACCCGGTATTGTACTCAGGCTGCCGATGCAGTGCGCTCTATCCCCCCGCAGAGAGCACTTGCCCGCATGTTTTGCCAGACAGATTCCGCCGTGGCCCAAGTGGTCCGCCCGGCAGTCTGCCCTTTGAGACTGGCAAACCAACGACCGACGGCCACATTGCGGACAGCACGCGGCCATCCCCGCCTGTCTGGCCCTGCTGGCGACGCCGGTCATCCCGTGCGTCACGATAAAACTGATTGAATGACCAGGCTAAAACCATGAAACCGCACTATTTAACGCCACTTTTTGCCCCCCGCACCGTTGCCGTCATCGGGGCCAGCGACACGCCGGGCTCGGTGGGCCAGGCGGTGTTTGCCAACCTGCTGGCCGGGGGTTACCAAGGCAAACTCTATCCGGTCAACCTGAATCACCGCGTGGTGGGCGGCATTGCTGCCGTGCCCAATGTGAAAATGCTTGAGGTGGATATCGACCTGGCCGTGGTCACCACCGCCATCCGCTCGCTGCCGGGCGTGATGAAAGACTGTGCCAAAAAAGGCGTGAAGGCCGTACTGCTCACCCGCGAGTTTGCCGATACCGACGAGCTGGAAAGCGAGGTCATGAACGAATCGCTGGCCATTGCCAAACGCGCCGGCGTCCGTGTGCTTGGCCCGAACATGCTTGGCCTGATGCGCCCGGTGATCGGCCTGAACGCCAGCAATTATTCCGCCAAGGTGCGCCCCGGCAATCTGGCGCTGGTGGCGCACTCGTCGGCACTGTGTACCGCCATGCTGGACTGGGCCGAAGCCAAGGGCATTGGTTTTTCCAGCGTGATTTCGATGGGCGAAAGCTCGGATCTGGATTTTGGCGAAATCCTCGATTACCTGGTGGCCGACGGCTACACCCAGGGGATTTTGCTGCATGTGCATTCCATCCACGACGCGCGCCGCTTCATGAGCTCGCTGCGCGCTGCCGCGCGCGGCAAGCCGGTGGTGGTGATCAAGTCGGGCCGTTATCTGGACCAGCACACCGGGCTGACCCACTCCAGCCACATGGTGGCCAGCGGCGATGTGTTTGATTCGGCGCTGGCACGCGCGGGTGTGCTGCGGGTCAACACCATTGCCCAGCTGTTTACCGCTGCCCGCGTGCTGGCCGCCAAATACCGCGTGCTGGGCACCCGGCTGGCGATTGTCACCAACGGCATCGGCCCTGGCGTGCTGGCCGCTGACAGCGTGATGAGCTACGGTGCCGAACTGGCGCAGCTGTCGCCGGACACCATGCAGCTGCTGAACGAAGAACTGCCGCGCAACTGGTCGCGCGCCAACCCGGTGGACATCATCGGCGACGCCAGCCCGGTGCGTTTCCGCATGGCGGTCAAGGCCTGTCTGGACGACCCGAACGTGGATGGCGTGCTGGTGATCTTCACCCCGCAGGCCGGTACCGACCACCACACCACCGCCGAACTGATGGTGGGCCTGCAAAAGGAAACCACCAAGCCAATGTTCATGTCCTGGCTTGGTGATTCGAAAGTGGCCTCCAGCCGCGAGCTGTTCAGCCGCGCGCGCATGGCACACTTCCGCACCCCGGAATTTGCCGTGGAAGTGTTCCGCTCGCTGGCCTCGTTCCACTACAACCAGCAATTGCTGATGCAAACCCCCGGCCCGCTGCAGGGCGAGCACACCGCGCCGGACGTGGCACGGGCGCAGATCATCATCGACGCTGCGCTGACCCAGGGTCGGGAAGTGCTGTCGGAGCGCGAATCCAAGGAAATCCTGGCGGCGTTTGACATCCCGGTGAATGAAACCCGGCTGGCCACCACTGCCGAGGAAGCCGTGGCCCACGCCGAAACACTGGGTTACCCGGTGGTGCTGAAAATCGACTCGCCGGACGTGATTTACAAGTCCGACGTGGGCGGGGTGGAGCTGAACATCACCAGCAGTGCCTCGGTGCGGGAAACCTTTGCCAATATTCTCACCCGCACCCGTCAGGCCATGCCGGATGCACTGGTGCATGGTGTGTCGGTGCAATCCATGGTGCGCCGTCGCCATGCCCGCGAGCTGATGATGGGCGTGGTGCACGACAACACCTTTGGCCCGGTCATCACC
Protein-coding regions in this window:
- a CDS encoding protein-L-isoaspartate(D-aspartate) O-methyltransferase yields the protein MARIMNTPHLGIGMTSPRTRTRMVDRLREKGIADPRVLAAMAELPRHLFVENALAHRAYDDDALPIGHGQTISQPFTVARMTELLLNGKSPKKILEIGTGCGYQTAILTKLFPEVYSIERIAALLDRARANLRAVKQVRARLQYGDGHLGLPEVAPFDAIIMTAAATHIPPALLEQLAVGGRMILPLGTQEQFLWMIDKQEDSVQKTRLDPVRFVPLLNGQQ
- a CDS encoding peptidoglycan DD-metalloendopeptidase family protein — protein: MSQSPAPVVQGASPSRTASSYPASPSPYVPPASAPVRVLEPAPQSEVIPYRAKTPIKVSSVSSSTNIPAYPMTAPVASAPMRSPVPVISSSPAPTRDPDDDRPDSYKVKAGDTLYSIALNFGQDYREVAAWNQLDDPGVIKVDQVLRLTPPAEPVPPPRPAPVSAPVIERQADKPAVTPPVADSSTRQSPKAVKLPYSAEAVRKVGPLAEATPPVESSEKTEKLAKADKPVDKAVEKPASKVAEKAEKPADKPVSKTDSKSKTDSASKPVKDAGKPAAKEAPAPMEPPPGSFTGDEEVSSWSWPTQGKVIARFTDSNKGLDIGGKTGQPVSAAAKGKVVYSGSGLRGYGKLIIIKHNKTFLTAYAHNNQLLVKEGQVVNKGQKIAEMGNSDADQVKLHFEIRRFGKPVDPQKYLGNAP
- a CDS encoding bifunctional acetate--CoA ligase family protein/GNAT family N-acetyltransferase, translating into MKPHYLTPLFAPRTVAVIGASDTPGSVGQAVFANLLAGGYQGKLYPVNLNHRVVGGIAAVPNVKMLEVDIDLAVVTTAIRSLPGVMKDCAKKGVKAVLLTREFADTDELESEVMNESLAIAKRAGVRVLGPNMLGLMRPVIGLNASNYSAKVRPGNLALVAHSSALCTAMLDWAEAKGIGFSSVISMGESSDLDFGEILDYLVADGYTQGILLHVHSIHDARRFMSSLRAAARGKPVVVIKSGRYLDQHTGLTHSSHMVASGDVFDSALARAGVLRVNTIAQLFTAARVLAAKYRVLGTRLAIVTNGIGPGVLAADSVMSYGAELAQLSPDTMQLLNEELPRNWSRANPVDIIGDASPVRFRMAVKACLDDPNVDGVLVIFTPQAGTDHHTTAELMVGLQKETTKPMFMSWLGDSKVASSRELFSRARMAHFRTPEFAVEVFRSLASFHYNQQLLMQTPGPLQGEHTAPDVARAQIIIDAALTQGREVLSERESKEILAAFDIPVNETRLATTAEEAVAHAETLGYPVVLKIDSPDVIYKSDVGGVELNITSSASVRETFANILTRTRQAMPDALVHGVSVQSMVRRRHARELMMGVVHDNTFGPVITFGTGGIATEIQHDRTIALPPLNSYLAEKMITRTRISKTLGEFKNMPAVDLELVKQLLGRVSEMVCELPDLLEMDINPLLVDDRGGVVLDARIIVRKTRHSRRYRHMAIMPYPSDMVEQMVLNDGTEVTIRPMRPEDADMQQEFVRNLSEESRYNRYMSSIKQLSQSVLVRFTQLDFDREMALVMTRMVDGHEEQLGVARYFTDPDNESCEFALVVADNWQGRGIGPIMMHRLFDAAKKQGLTIMRGEVLANNKGMLKLMGKIGFTVSPHPEDRQLTWVTRPL
- the surE gene encoding 5'/3'-nucleotidase SurE — encoded protein: MNFLISNDDGYFAPGIAALAETLSRFGSVTVVAPERDRSGASNSLTLDRPLIARRAANGFFSVNGTPTDCVHLAITGLMEQRPDMVFSGINHGPNMGDDTLYSGTVAAATEAYLLGVPAVALSLAGKPGRHFASACRVAEQLVTRWLAAPWSTPALLNVNVPDIAPDQLGPLQVTRLGRRHHAEPVIRSQNPRGETVYWVGGVGAAQDAGPGTDFHTVAAGAVSLTPLQLDLTAHSALDPFSAWLAS
- the nadA gene encoding quinolinate synthase NadA, coding for MSPRVVTLAHYYTAPEIQHMADKVGDSLELSLYARDAQADIIVFAGVRFMAETAKILNPQATVILPDAGSTCSLVTQTDVGALRAWRESYPDHVHVSYINSSAEHKALSDWIVTSRNVDDIIAHLYAEGKKVIFSPDRNMGAYLNFQYGYDMPLWSAVCEVHDKFNETALNEAFASAPGEVFLIAHPESPLPVLQRADYVGSTSGMLNWVKNYQGDLQASIFVATEDGILYNMHQARPDLNLLQAPIYAGCQCNSCPYMKLNTIAAVQAAQAGQGTHIDYLSAAQMDAARAPIERMLAFSQRYVA
- a CDS encoding histone deacetylase family protein, whose protein sequence is MLTWIKKQLPSSGLTAFITHQDCLLHNVGEGHPECPERLVAIRDQLMASQLYDELHEVEAPEVTDQQLARVHPPHYLESLEASVPNSGTHRVDPDTAMMVHTLRAARRAAGGAVKAVDMVCEGLAPNAFCSIRPPGHHAESAKSMGFCFYNNVAIAAAHALSQHGLERVAIIDFDVHHGNGTEEIFQNDPRVMMVSIFQHPFYPYCGDVPLGPNMHNIPLKAGSGSAAFREAVEMAWLPNLEAFQPQMIFISAGFDAHREDEMGSMGLTESDYEWVTRQLVRLAHTYAEGRIVSVLEGGYDLSALARSVVAHVRVLSAG
- the rpoS gene encoding RNA polymerase sigma factor RpoS; the protein is MSHSIDSLHEEDLSDTLEPSLDDEPAAAEASEDTRESPFSGMDELADVTQIYLNDIGHNALLSAEEEKALCRRVVQGDFAARQRMIEHNLRLVVNIAKHYINRGLALLDLIEEGNIGLMHALEKFDPERGFRFSTYATWWIRQSIERAIMNQSRTIRLPVHVIKELNVCLRAQRHLEMQAGREPSLEEVAHLVDKPVDEVRRILNLNERMASLDAPLDIDPMLTIGESIPDEQQEEPDTLLQNAEIERYVRDWLKQLNEKQRTVIERRYGLNGHEICTLEELAASMSLTRERVRQIQIEGLETLRRLLRRQGVSKDMLL